One Camelina sativa cultivar DH55 chromosome 3, Cs, whole genome shotgun sequence genomic window carries:
- the LOC104777341 gene encoding uncharacterized protein ycf45 has product MAGVCVSWGGGACRFFPPIRRRFPVSSTVSSLALPDSSAMIVDDNLGAFLKIFPRDLRHRLLNDSRRNQLVEVIMDLGRPPEARYLGEPGGQYLRNIEVSMEELEDAQELVGEFGADNRAGIEGTLHRISAIRNRKGFIVGLTCRVGRAVSGHIDMLYDLLHYGKSILFVGRPGVGKTTVLREIARVLSDEFQKRVVIIDTSNEIGGDGDIPHSAIGGSRRMQVPKPSLQHKVMIEAVENHMPQVIIVDEIGTEAEALACRSIAERGVMLIGTAHGEQLQNIIKNPTLSDLIGGIETVTLGDEEARARRSQKSILERKAPPTFYFLIEMRERDYWIAHQTEKSVDMLLRGRNPMVEVRRRDDEYKVVIERWKAYDGQGI; this is encoded by the exons ATGGCCGGAGTGTGCGTCTCTTGGGGAGGCGGAGCATGTCGCTTTTTCCCTCCAATTCGCCGGCGTTTTCCGGTATCCTCCACCGTCTCATCCCTCGCTCTTCCAGATTCCTCCGCTATGATCGTCGACGACAATCTCGGCGCATTTCTCAAG ATCTTTCCACGAGATCTTCGTCATCGTCTTCTCAACGATTCTCGAAGAAACCAACTTGTAGAG GTGATTATGGATTTGGGAAGACCACCTGAAGCACGTTATCTCGGTGAACCTGGAGGCCAGTATCTTAGGAACATCGAG GTATCCATGGAAGAGTTAGAGGATGCTCAAGAGCTGGTAGGTGAATTTGGTGCTGACAATAGAGCTGGAATAGAGGGTACATTGCACAGGATATCAGCTATTCGTAATAGGAAAGGGTTCATTGTTGGTTTAACTTGTCGGGTTGGGAGAGCTGTGAGTGGTCACATTGATATGCTCTATGATCTCCTTCACTATGGCAAAAGTATCTTGTTTGTTGGACG GCCTGGTGTTGGTAAGACCACTGTTTTGCGAGAGATTGCTCGTGTATTGTCTGATGAATTCCAGAAAAGAGTG GTGATAATTGATACTAGCAATGAAATAGGAGGAGATGGAGATATTCCACACTCAGCTATTGGAGGTTCTCGTAGGATGCAAGTACCTAAGCCATCTTTGCAGCATAAAGTTATGATTGAGGCAGTAGAGAATCATATGCCTCAAGTGATCATTGTTGATGAGATCGGCACAGAAGCTGAAGCACTTGCCTGTCGTTCCATTGCTGAAAGGGGAGTGATGCTAATTGGCACTGCTCATGGAGAGCAGCTCCAGAATATCATAAAGAATCCTACACTTTCAGATTtg ATTGGGGGCATTGAGACTGTCACtcttggagatgaagaagcGAGGGCGAGAAGGAGTCAGAAGAGTATTCTCGAGAGGAAAGCTCCACCgactttttatttcttgataGAGATGAGAGAACGGGATTATTGGATTGCACATCAA ACTGAAAAGAGCGTAGATATGTTGCTTCGCGGAAGGAATCCCATGGTTGAG GTGAGGAGAAGGGATGATGAGTACAAGGTGGTAATAGAAAGATGGAAGGCATATGACGGGCAAGGCATCTGA
- the LOC104777340 gene encoding protein BEARSKIN1-like, giving the protein MSSSNGGVPPGFRFHPTDEELLHYYLKKKISYEKFDMEVIKEVDLNQIEPWDLQDRCKIGSTPQNEWYFFSHKDRKYPTGSRTNRATHSGFWKATGRDKCIRNCYKKIGMRKTLVFYKGRAPHGQKTDWIMHEYRIEDTDDDPSEDGWVVCRVFKKKNLFKVGNDVSSSINNNRLEARSFISRESSYQGISMFELNKPEEIGLHQYPQPPMFHQPHHKPLSIGYDYSLALLPRESEYQQACEPAGVEVVGTCKTVGEWGMVNCNMGNHEQDSSRAMRFEDEGNTNSSSVQPPSNLLSLRGENGFLGLF; this is encoded by the exons ATGAGTTCGTCTAACGGAGGAGTACCACCAGGTTTTCGGTTTCATCCAACGGACGAAGAACTTCTTCATTActacttgaagaagaagatttcttaTGAAAAGTTCGATATGGAAGTCATCAAGGAGGTTGACTTGAACCAGATTGAGCCGTGGGATTTACAAG ataGATGCAAAATAGGATCAACGCCGCAAAACGAGTGGTATTTCTTCAGCCATAAGGATAGGAAATATCCGACAGGTTCAAGGACGAACCGTGCGACCCACTCAGGTTTCTGGAAGGCGACGGGACGTGACAAATGCATAAGAAACTGTTACAAGAAGATAGGCATGAGGAAGACTCTTGTATTCTACAAAGGAAGAGCTCCTCACGGCCAAAAGACTGATTGGATCATGCATGAGTACCGTATTGAGGACACTGACGATGACCCTAGT GAAGATGGATGGGTTGTTTGTAGAgtgttcaagaagaagaatctgttcAAAGTAGGGAATGATGTTAGCTCAAGTATCAACAACAATAGGCTTGAGGCTCGTAGCTTCATCAGTAGAGAAAGCTCTTACCAAGGAATCTCAATGTTTGAGCTTAACAAGCCTGAAGAAATTGGTCTTCATCAATACCCTCAACCACCAATGTTTCATCAGCCTCATCATAAGCCTCTTTCAATTGGATATGACTACTCTTTGGCTCTTCTTCCAAGGGAAAGCGAGTACCAGCAAGCGTGTGAGCCAGCAGGGGTTGAGGTCGTCGGCACATGCAAAACAGTTGGTGAATGGGGAATGGTGAATTGTAACATGGGGAATCATGAACAGGATTCGTCTAGAGCGATGAGGTTTGAAGATGAAGGCAACACCAATTCGTCGTCGGTCCAGCCACCTTCGAATTTGCTTTCATTGCGCGGTGAAAACGGATTTCTCgggttattttaa